From the Leguminivora glycinivorella isolate SPB_JAAS2020 chromosome 21, LegGlyc_1.1, whole genome shotgun sequence genome, the window ccgactgcgccagaccggtcgtcaaattaaaaAGACATGTATATGTAAAACAGTCAAATGAAAACAAATATTATGAGAAATAAACTTACCACAATTTTGAAGCCATATTTGAACACGTTGTTTGTGTTTTACAGGAAATCTGAATAGAGAGCGAGTTTCGCTTGTATTGTAGCAGTTGGCATATTTACAACTTCTTATGCCTGCCATTGTCCAATCTTCAAGTCAATGAGTCGGCAAAGTTGTAGTTAACTGGAACTGTTTGTTAAGCAAAtttatactaaataaataaataataacaactATGAATAACACAGGAACAGATATGGGTAAGGCCCAACCGAGATACAATGGGAGTCTCTGCAGAGACCGAGAATTTATAAAACAGAAGAATTAAAAATCAGCATTTGTCACTGAAATCTCATTAATAATCAAAAATCTCAAATATCAAatgtgtaattttaattaattttaatttttttaatacatacatacaatcacgcctgtgtcccatgaaggggtaggcagagcacatgaaactactcaagtttcagtgccactcttggcaaataaggggttgaaagaaaacgaaactatgactgctagcctctcgcctacaccacaatttaacccatatcccacagtcaccttctacgacacaaatgggaagaaagggggtggtgaaattcttaacccattaCCACACGgccaattttaataatttattgattctATGATTCATTTTTGTATcttatataaaatgaaatttgttaGAAttgttcaattcaattcaattctttattgcttccatgttggtacataattattacaggTGGCAGATATAAAAGGTAAAGCACAACACAACATGAGACCCTGTTAGGGTattgcaaaaatataaataaaaactataactaaaatatacacaaagaataaattaataaaatacattattgaatacattattgaataGCTTATTGAGTTACTTTtggaatttatataaattaaaataatcttgtaaggaataaaaacaattgtcaattaagtaatttttcaattttatagCAAACTTATTCTATTTAGTCTCTTTGGTTATCTCTTTAGGCAAGTTATTGTAAATACGTACTTAGTTATTGTAAACTTGCTACTCGGAATAGCTAGTCTGTCTTTATGCCGCAGATTCATGTGATAGTTGCAATGATCTTTGACTTTAGAATTCTTTAGATCTTTGACTTAGTTATAGTGACTAAGAGAAAACATTGTACATATGTgtagatatattttatttttagcctAGATTAGGATAAGCTTGCTGTATGTCCTCACAGGGCGTCATGAACTGACCCTACCTACTTACAcctgcattttaatgtatgtgcATGACTttacaatgaataaatgaaatgaaaagaaatcTATGAACACTAAAGAAGGCTGTTAGCAACCTAAAACAATACTAGATATCTTGCAGAAGCTGATGTGCACAGAATAGCGTTTAATTCCATTGTGTCATATCAGTCACGAATGATAGACTGATTAGCAGAAatgtctgcaatcgatgccgttaggcttagaataaatttaaaagtggaaaatgtctgccttgggtgagacttgaactcacggcctctggatcgatactccagcgctgtAGATAGAAtccgtcactactttgaaaaaaatctcgtatctcacgctgcttctcaaagttaaaacgcagtaagtctacttctacaattttctttttattgacagacgaagataaaagtttttttaaaagtagtgacgatactctttattggcacacctcagcaaaggCTACAGCGGTGACAAAACAATTGATTATACAGCCGCAATTATCGTTGGTTGTGTCGCCACCCCTCTCCTAGCCGCCTACGGTACATTTACGAGTCCGTAAAGGAGAAGGATGGCaacttatttgtgtgtgtgtggtcaaTATATATACTGACCACCAAACAGAATGCATGGTATACATACCTGACATTTCTATAGATGATTCCTCATCCACGCTCACGCTGTCCCAACCTTCTCGGGGCCAGGTGAGCCTCTGATCTGCTTCGCTTGCTTTTATGTTACGGCGGCTGATTGTCACTCCGTGATCTGTGGGTTTTAAGTGCTCATGAATATGGTATTCTCCTAACAACCGTCCCTTAGAACATACATCAtcgtcatactactcatactaagGATTGATCTTATTCAACCAGACAGGGTACACCAAATACATCTTCCTCGGACGCCTACACGCCCAAGTGGATAGTCGAGACGTACCGCCACACTACGGCACGTCTGTCTGGAGCTCGGCGGGTGTGAGGACGTGCTGAACTGTCAACACCCTCGTACCTATCATACCGACTCTTCTGGAGAACTCGTCTTCCAGGATTGATAACAGTGAGGGCCGTCGGCGTacctctcgacccccggcgacctcgtctttccgggctgagccaggtacgccgccgacgtgcccctcgacccccggcgacctcgacccccgggctgagccgagCACGCCGTGGACTTGCACCTCACCCTCTGGCGATCTAGTCTTACCAGGATTGAGAACAGTGAGCCGTCGACGTacctctcgacccccggcgacctcgacccccgggctgagccaggtacgccgccgacgtgcccctcgacccccggcgacctcgacccccgggctgagccgagCACGCCGCGGTCTCACCATGATTGAGCATGCATGCTTATTCTAAGTGTGTCTACCTGTCACTTACCGGCACCTTTAGCGTGCCTTGTCTGCTGCGCCTCTGGAGAACTAGTCTTCCAGGATTGAGTACCATACTTACTATTTAGATAAACAACTCGGCACCTAGTGGCACCTTTAGTGCGCCTTGTCTGTTACTAAGATAATCGAGGTAATAGCCTTTAGTTAGATATGGAAACAATTGTAAGAGATACCATTACACCACTGTGAGCCaccaagtataaataaatacttagcttTAGTCGTCTCTGCAATATCTGGATAGCACGTGGATCACTTCACTGTGTGTTACACTTTTAAGTACTGGCGCGTTTCTCGCGCCTCGTGGAATGTCTACGTGGCACGTAGTTTGACAACTTTGAGATACTTACTATGGCTCCACCCAGAGGGCGCCGCCAGTGTTGCCGCAGGGGAATATTCTTGGGGCTCTATAGTTTCGCGTTGGTCGCGACACTCCCCACTACAGGCAGCAAAACTGCGACTAAGTTGCTGGTCCACTCCTTAATCTTCTCAAGAGCACGAAGCGCCGCTGCTCTCTTAGGTCTGGACTCGTCGTGATGTTCAGCCGACGCGATGTTCTCTAGGTGGTGCGTTTCAGGATCAGTGTTCTCGCAGAACGTCATGTCTTTGACTGCGAGTGGGTCTGGTTCGGGTATGGACTTAGGCTCAGGCTCGTGTAACTGACTAGATGCAGGCTCTAATAAGACTGAATCAGACGGTATTTCTTCTGACTCGTTTAATTCTGTTAATTGATAAGATTTCTGCTCAGAAGTCTTAAGAACGTCGTTAGTGGATTCTTTCATCACGTCGTCCCTTCTTGTTGGATGTAGGACGTCAGGAACCTGTACAGATTCTTCTACGCTTTCTTCATGTGACGTTTGTTTACACTGTTCCTCTCCATCTTCGATCTCTAACGGGTAGAGATGCGCGATAGATCTTGTATATATTGTATCTCCTACTTGGACCGTGGCTACTCTACATAAACCATCGGCGCCTTCCTTTAAAGATACTATTTTCCCAACTTTCCAATTGATCCTATTCTTCGTGTCGCCTTTTATTTGCACTATCTGACCTATTTTTGGCGTTAATTTTGAAGTCACTCTAGGCTCCTTAGGATGATGGGAGTATCTTTCTCTCAAATTTAGGAGATACCTGTTCTCAAACATCTCTTTGAATTCTCGTAGAATGATGAGCGCTTTCTTCCAACCTTTAATTAGATTGTCTTTGGTTACTGTCCCATGTGACGTAATAGGATCCATGCTCGACGTTTCCATTACGATACATTTTCCCATGGTAAGAAAGTCTGAGGGTTTTAATACGTGGTCAGGTTCTGAATCCACGTAGGTTAAAGGTCTTGTGTTAAGTACTGCTTCTATTTCCTTAACTGTTGTTGCCAGCTGGCTGTCATTCAATAAGTGTTTTTGTAAGGTTTTCTTCATACAATTCTTGGTTAAGCCAATCAACCTTTCGTAAAATCCTCCATGCCATGGGGCTAATTGCGGTATGAATTTCCATTTAATCTCCTTTTCTATGCAATATGGGTCTTGAAGAATTTCAGAAAGTAACTTGTAATGAGCTGCGTTGTCAGATGTAATTAAGGTAGGCACGCCTCTCGCTGATATCATCCTTTTTAAGGCCAGAAGACCTTCTTCCGCTGTTAGATCCTTTACCACTTCCAGGTGAATGGCTCTTACCGCTAAACATGTATAAAGGCTAATCCATCTTTTACAACTGCCATTCCCGTTGTTAACTAGAAGTGGTCCCAGGTAGTCTGTTCCAACGTACGTAAAAGGAGAGCTGTAATTGACTCTCTCTTTAGGAAGAGCAGGGGTTTCTGGTAGTCTATAAGGTCCTCCATCATGTTTCATACATTCAGGGCATCCCTTTAATATCCGTTGGACTTTACTTCTTCCTTGAGGAATCCAATACATTTCTCTTATTTTATCAAGCGTGTGGCTGACACCTACATGTTTGTTCTCTTGATGAGTTTTCATTATAATTTCCTTCGTGAAATCTGACTCTTTTGGTATGAGTATAGGGTATCGTTTGTCGAACGACCAGTTTGCGTTTTTCATACGACCTTTGCATCTCAATAGGTCATCAATGTCCTTGAATACTCCTAAGTTTCGACTTAGATTGGTTTCTTTTCCTTCTACCTCTAGAGGAAAATATTTAGCTtgaatttcttttaatttatgaaGCTTGTCGTCTGTTGACTGATTATTTCCTATCACTTCATTTGGTGTTATAATTTCCTCCGTTTTCATCGGGTTGACATTAACAACTGGATCTTCTTTATCGACCATCTCTATGTCTTCTTGGAACCCAAGACCCTCCCCTGTCAGAAGAGAACTGGTTGGCTCACTGCCGGATGTGGTTGGCCATTT encodes:
- the LOC125237388 gene encoding uncharacterized protein LOC125237388 isoform X2, which codes for MMEDLIDYQKPLLFLKRESITALLLRTLEQCKQTSHEESVEESVQVPDVLHPTRRDDVMKESTNDVLKTSEQKSYQLTELNESEEIPSDSVLLEPASSQLHEPEPKSIPEPDPLAVKDMTFCENTDPETHHLENIASAEHHDESRPKRAAALRALEKIKEWTSNLVAVLLPVVGSVATNAKL
- the LOC125237388 gene encoding uncharacterized protein LOC125237388 isoform X1: MVDKEDPVVNVNPMKTEEIITPNEVIGNNQSTDDKLHKLKEIQAKYFPLEVEGKETNLSRNLGVFKDIDDLLRCKGRMKNANWSFDKRYPILIPKESDFTKEIIMKTHQENKHVGVSHTLDKIREMYWIPQGRSKVQRILKGCPECMKHDGGPYRLPETPALPKERVNYSSPFTYVGTDYLGPLLVNNGNGSCKRWISLYTCLAVRAIHLEVVKDLTAEEGLLALKRMISARGVPTLITSDNAAHYKLLSEILQDPYCIEKEIKWKFIPQLAPWHGGFYERLIGLTKNCMKKTLQKHLLNDSQLATTVKEIEAVLNTRPLTYVDSEPDHVLKPSDFLTMGKCIVMETSSMDPITSHGTVTKDNLIKGWKKALIILREFKEMFENRYLLNLRERYSHHPKEPRVTSKLTPKIGQIVQIKGDTKNRINWKVGKIVSLKEGADGLCRVATVQVGDTIYTRSIAHLYPLEIEDGEEQCKQTSHEESVEESVQVPDVLHPTRRDDVMKESTNDVLKTSEQKSYQLTELNESEEIPSDSVLLEPASSQLHEPEPKSIPEPDPLAVKDMTFCENTDPETHHLENIASAEHHDESRPKRAAALRALEKIKEWTSNLVAVLLPVVGSVATNAKL